A genome region from Anastrepha ludens isolate Willacy chromosome 3, idAnaLude1.1, whole genome shotgun sequence includes the following:
- the LOC128856876 gene encoding uncharacterized protein LOC128856876, translating into MARGLLVNMSALASLWLCALLLLQMQYGDTAPTHHLTVSVEGNTPTLIVTSAEIGITPKIVHASTATTIAPSAAVPAVEGASKASSEGNIEEFGSKGNVPKLKGKSYKLQHGKKWQYAAKGREKSKEKVSKTQDVLGDATLVAKATTTANPVTRSVEATTTSAIPPMQTTKTIKLATNTSLQHFGESLAVAPSAKENITNSSVGSLAPESVKVTRKSSQLGSEGITHNKASTSGAVVSAAAGNMPQSTETATEVTLAPTATASSTSSSNEAAESAIQKDGGGIALDFAEATNFHGVEQDKVTSSGNVEKVTATSTFIESHDTTAGTTAKTTSTAAPTDAAVMEIAKKAISATTENAPLIAIQIETLPKAITVTTKRPQETTTPVETVTSSGIIEHQPAKTSKITTTEFTKTVGVDGVSRSGPTVTTSFNDSSTLLSTVIERSSTNIGDNLSQSSVLPTGDAAIAAKQPAINVSRATTSTETAQKATTSISVATKIPANPSETTTKSLLTKQPTQGVTNKDSGIIFIDDVSDNREGKKAELETDAEVAAQLQRDEAVIGRHEGIKAVKRDKDDTSGSEGIIKLIDLEKHDLKSIPKSKKLRNGNNNTSVDDDDGHDGVKKTRKKQLTDKHYLLVPDINVSAELHAENNTTAGARTTNLVDTAELFKNENSRQSDVLPQTTPPVEALTMVEHSIVASSTEVPPTPRYLKNAEKFAKATPTLKPVHNGYLGPILMEEKRFSVVHASKQSQQHHESAIESQLRDGRIVEILAPTALMEQNNAAVPKAFDVVANKNPATTTTSAPAPVSAAFVQMAAEPSTPMLSTTVFQVPESMMSTTRLPLNTKPAGGGEEKSTMHYKPSQHKQNQQQQTFFSPPKGVSNVRTESKISDIQVEVYDSTVDSIVASTNFKDSDGFYALPLEAELDTHVGTTKPPAAPQERFTQYVVDRADYATQESSVAPHLSVASGKPEPAAIEIHINVSEGIGNESEDLEFSYRQPDYTGSGFRTNHMDELLAKTAKAISMKPLAPSNSESSTRENVERGDEILVVEIIDTGENSTESLMSAENPNPIFTFRSDPESDVELKDIKYFPPEVKVKPPQMSDELFLADLKKENALPKPPLPPPPPPRKPTMDRDSDTIFYISNTEVKVGESLPTANTNYEQQQIRKTRLENQFFPANYLASTHPNAARLDEQLLPQQNRYEEDIILSPLRNTADSLKIFRSQGDGAPPLDVTYVGESVMEVEQLSGTGATTTIPSTSSLLPDVIIQPAILPEMSIGVPVIGELPPQIELKEIDFMPDEANQQHSGMYENNMLDENGNDVDRLVESSMQYGGDLIDESVGGGGFDGVEGSYPFGNPTALHNKAHHVVDYAHFTVNHGVNNLRKDELSVDVAGSGEMMAGQPAAAMPSSLEEELLTRSGNETLPLSMIANGSYAGTSTERMSNATAYSVREDPTAIELVFKNNYALIIGISIMLLPLVVTISMKWCLCISIYGSPNSPEANQTNGNVANGKKGGDGGNSQEEDISRVARETTMHYNTSEKDGVFVVEVARGVDSKSIPGSPTTEDPRPIYETLPAAAAATSLRSEDEKVLRNLEEIQIHQPPPESIQQQPPSCIEEIPERSLHQIVELEEPSVSPHSFRAEAAGARAQEKFSLVRNSNTGLSQSDLSSTSSTNSNKRYSYGNQELYTIESTTCAAALPTTNMPLTHSAAHNATEDDDHRSENGHCLEHSPASQGNAATTMAKDSVNCNELSNDEQPTEQIIQKSDMKTSHASEIDAEAGNIVAETSIAAERMSPTQKSALGTEVGVNEVVEGEAEAEAEVKMEEEKVESKEQAVDIHTEEEAEIESGMSNQVVSEECINNNNLSEYVNEEPELSVSNDINIDHNGENALEKAELPAPNEASNSTILPISEDTIKKAELPAPNETDHSTILPISEDTIKKAELPAPNETDHSTILPISEDTIKKAELPAPNETDHSTILPISECTIKEENCEEEDDDGKSDNEELMNGGDEAHHAFPQPIVCNYGYDSIISLPDPPSTEEIKQLGDLVGIESNQLDSLPPPSPPPPPIATDLNDNNTATTKNATTTTNTSTTEEESITAQLKLKQILSHNPVDSSATEHCQVLLTNGKGHDTTNGNIIENGADGIDVNGHETINGDEMLAAPFERDPTAAPNTEDSAGTRKVPQTPLTPPESPPLSSPVHYTNGVSAINGINSVNGGICGGPLPLVVDVNGS; encoded by the exons ATGGCGAGGGGGCTGTTAGTAAACATGAGTGCATTAGCCAGTCTTTGGCTTTGTGCATTGCTTTTGTTGCAGATGCAGTACGGCGACACGGCGCCTACTCATCATTTGACGGTTAGCGTGGAGGGCAATACACCCACACTGATTGTAACGTCGGCGGAAATTGGCATAACGCCAAAAATTGTGCACGCGAGCACGGCCACAACAATAGCTCCGAGCGCTGCAGTTCCAGCAGTCGAAGGCGCCTCAAAGGCATCGAGTGAAGGGAACATTGAGGAGTTTGGCAGCAAAGGTAACGTACCGAAACTAAAAGGTAAATCATATAAATTGCAACATGGAAAGAAGTGGCAATATGCGGCAAAAGGAAGAGAGAAGAGTAAGGAAAAAGTCTCAAAGACACAGGACGTGTTGGGTGATGCAACGTTAGTGGCAAAGGCAACTACCACTGCAAATCCGGTAACTCGGAGCGTAGAAGCTACCACCACTAGCGCCATTCCACCTATGCAAACTACTAAAACTATAAAGTTGGCAACAAACACGAGCTTACAACACTTTGGGGAGAGCTTGGCAGTCGCACCTTCCGccaaagaaaatattacaaattcgAGCGTCGGCTCATTGGCCCCGGAAAGCGTTAAAGTCACCCGCAAGTCATCACAACTTGGCAGCGAGGGTATCACACACAACAAGGCAAGCACATCCGGGGCCGTTGTGTCTGCAGCAGCTGGCAACATGCCACAATCAACCGAGACTGCAACAGAAGTCACCTTGGCACCTACAGCAACGGCATCCAGCACGAGCAGCTCCAATGAAGCAGCGGAAAGCGCAATTCAGAAAGATGGGGGCGGCATAGCTTTGGACTTTGCGGAGGCAACAAACTTTCATGGCGTTGAGCAGGATAAAGTAACATCGTCAGGAAATGTAGAAAAAGTGACTGCAACGTCAACATTCATCGAGTCGCACGACACCACGGCAGGGACAACGGCAAAGACAACATCAACGGCGGCACCAACAGACGCAGCGGTAATGGAAATTGCAAAAAAGGCAATCTCAGCGACAACAGAAAATGCGCCATTGATTGCAATCCAAATTGAAACGCTGCCAAAAGCGATAACAGTAACAACAAAACGTCCACAAGAGACAACAACACCTGTCGAAACAGTTACTAGCAGTGGCATAATCGAGCATCAGCCAgcaaaaacaagtaaaataaCAACCACCGAATTCACAAAAACTGTCGGAGTTGATGGTGTCAGTCGAAGTGGCCCGACAGTAACAACATCTTTCAACGACAGTTCCACTCTCCTGAGTACAGTAATTGAAAGGAGCTCTACAAACATTGGCGATAATCTTTCACAATCGTCCGTGCTACCTACAGGCGACGCAGCCATAGCCGCAAAACAACCGGCCATAAACGTTAGCAGAGCAACAACTAGCACAGAAACAGCGCAAAAAGCAACTACTTCAATTTCAGTGGCAACAAAAATACCTGCGAACCCTTCTGAAACGACAACAAAAAGTTTGCTAACAAAGCAACCCACCCAAGGGGTGACGAACAAGGATAGTGGCATCATTTTTATTGACGATGTGTCTGATAACCGCGAAGGCAAGAAAGCCGAATTGGAGACCGATGCGGAGGTGGCGGCACAGTTACAACGCGATGAAGCCGTTATTGGCCGACATGAAGGCATTAAGGCCGTCAAGCGAGACAAAGACGATACCAGTGGGAGTGAGGGCATCATAAAACTCATTGACTTGGAAAAACATGATTTAAAATCGATTCCGAAGTCAAAGAAACTTCGCAACGGCAACAATAACACCAGCGTCGACGACGACGATGGCCATGATGGTGTCAAAAAGACACGAAAAAAACAGCTCACCGATAAGCATTACTTGCTGGTTCCTGACATAAATGTGAGCGCGGAATTACATGCCGAAAATAATACCACCGCCGGCGCAAGAACAACAAATCTTGTTGACACCGCAGAACTGTTTAAAAACGAAAACAGCAGACAAAGCGACGTGCTGCCGCAAACCACACCCCCCGTAGAAGCACTGACCATGGTTGAGCACAGTATTGTCGCCAGCAGTACAGAAGTGCCACCAACGCCACGTTACCTAAAAAATGCCGAAAAGTTCGCTAAAGCAACGCCCACCCTGAAACCAGTGCATAATGGCTACTTGGGCCCAATACTAATGGAGGAGAAACGTTTCAGTGTTGTACATGCAAGTAAGCAATCACAACAGCATCATGAGTCCGCCATAGAATCCCAGCTGCGCGATGGCCGCATTGTAGAAATCTTAGCCCCGACTGCCTTGATGGAGCAAAACAACGCCGCGGTCCCGAAAGCATTCGATGTAGTAGCAAACAAAAATCCGGCGACCACAACAACTTCAGCGCCAGCACCAGTTTCGGCCGCCTTTGTACAAATGGCTGCAGAGCCGAGCACGCCCATGCTTTCAACGACCGTCTTTCAGGTTCCGGAATCGATGATGAGTACTACGCGCCTACCGCTGAACACTAAACCTGCGGGTGGTGGTGAAGAAAAATCGACAATGCATTACAAACCATCTcaacataaacaaaatcaacaacaacaaacattttttagccCACCAAAAGGTGTAAGCAATGTACGCACCGAgtcgaaaatatctgacattcAAGTTGAGGTGTACGACTCTACTGTGGACTCCATCGTAGCATCGACGAACTTTAAGGATAGTGACGGCTTTTATGCTTTGCCGCTGGAAGCTGAGCTGGATACGCACGTGGGCACTACCAAGCCACCTGCCGCACCACAGGAACGTTTCACACAATATGTTGTGGATAGAGCCGATTACGCCACACAGGAGTCGAGCGTAGCCCCACATCTAAGTGTGGCCTCCGGCAAGCCGGAACCAGCCGCTATTGAAATACATATCAACGTCTCCGAGGGCATTGGCAATGAGAGTGAAGATCTGGAGTTTTCGTACCGGCAGCCAGATTACACGGGCAGCGGTTTCAGAACGAATCACATGGATGAGCTGTTGGCCAAAACCGCAAAAGCCATTTCAATGAAACCACTTGCACCGAGCAATAGTGAGTCCAGCACTCGAGAAAATGTCGAGCGAGGAGATGAGATTTTAGTGGTGGAGATAATCGATACGGGCGAAAACAGCACTGAGAGTTTAATGAGTGCAGAGAACCCCAACCCGATATTCACTTTTCGTTCCGATCCCGAGTCGGATGTTGAGTTGAAAGACATCAAATATTTTCCACCCGAGGTTAAGGTTAAACCTCCACAAATGTCCGACGAGCTCTTCCTGGCTGACTTGAAAAAAGAGAACGCGTTGCCAAAGCCACCATTGCCTCCGCCTCCTCCACCACGTAAGCCGACAATGGATCGGGACTCAGACACAATTTTCTACATTTCCAATACTGAAGTGAAAGTGGGTGAGTCTCTTCCCACCGCAAACACAAATTATGAGCAACAGCAAATACGGAAAACTAGATTAGAGAATCAGTTCTTTCCGGCAAATTATTTAGCCAGCACACATCCGAATGCAGCCAGATTGGACGAACAGCTGTTACCGCAGCAAAATCGCTACGAAGAAGACATCATTCTTTCGCCACTACGCAACACCGCCGATTCACTGAAGATATTTCGGAGCCAAGGTGACGGGGCACCCCCATTGGATGTTACCTATGTTGGCGAATCTGTAATGGAAGTAGAGCAGTTGTCAGGTACAGGCGCCACCACCACAATTCCTTCAACGTCCTCACTGCTGCCAGACGTTATCATACAGCCTGCCATTTTGCCAGAAATGTCGATTGGTGTGCCCGTTATAGGTGAACTACCGCCGCAAATTGAACTCAAGGAAATCGATTTCATGCCCGACGAAGCAAACCAGCAGCACTCAGGCATGTACGAGAACAACATGCTGGATGAAAATGGCAATGACGTCGACAGACTCGTTGAGTCTTCCATGCAGTATGGCGGCGATCTGATAGACGAGAGCGTCGGCGGTGGTGGCTTTGATGGAGTCGAGGGCTCTTACCCGTTCGGCAATCCAACGGCATTGCACAACAAGGCGCACCACGTAGTCGATTATGCACACTTCACAGTGAACCATGGCGTAAATAATCTGCGAAAGGATGAACTGAGCGTTGATGTGGCGGGCTCCGGTGAGATGATGGCTGGCCAACCAGCCGCAGCAATGCCAAGCAGTCTGGAGGAAGAGCTTTTAACTCGCAGTGGCAACGAGACCTTACCATTGTCCATGATTGCGAATGGCAGTTACGCTGGAACGTCTACGGAGCGTATGAGCAACGCCACGGCCTACTCGGTAAGGGAGGATCCAACTGCAATCGAATTGG tatttaaaaataattatgcgTTGATAATTGGAATCTCCATTATGCTGCTGCCGCTTGTGGTGACTATCTCCATGAAATG GTGCCTCTGTATAAGTATCTATGGTTCACCGAATAGTCCAGAAGCCAATCAAACGAATGGAAATGTTGCAAATGGCAAGAAAGGCGGAGACGGTGGCAACTCACAGGAAGAG GATATTTCACGAGTCGCTCGCGAAACTACAATGCATTACAATACCTCCGAGAAAGATGGCGTATTCGTCGTGGAGGTTGCTCGCGGGGTCGACTCCAAAAGCATTCCGGGCAGCCCAACTACCGAGGATCCCCGTCCTATCTATGAAACACTACCGGCAGCTGCGGCCGCAACTTCCTTGAGGTCAGAGGATGAGAAGGTTTTGCGAAATCTCGAGGAGATACAAATCCACCAACCACCACCGGAATCTATACAACAGCAGCCACCCAGCTGCATTGAAGAAATACCCGAACGTAGCCTACACCAAATCGTGGAACTGGAAGAACCCTCTGTTTCGCCTCACTCTTTTAGAGCCGAAGCAGCCGGTGCACGCGCACAAGAGAAATTCAGTCTCGTACGCAATTCTAATACCGGTCTGTCGCAGTCCGATTTGAGTTCCACATCTTCAACTAACTCGAACAAACGATACTCCTACGGCAACCAAGAGCTGTACACCATAGAGTCGACCACGTGCGCAGCGGCATTGCCAACTACAAATATGCCGCTTACACATTCCGCCGCCCATAATGCGACCGAGGATGATGACCACAGGTCAGAGAATGGGCATTGTCTCGAACATTCGCCGGCTTCCCAGGGAAATGCCGCAACTACGATGGCCAAGGACAGCGTCAATTGCAATGAGCTGTCTAATGATGAGCAACCCACTGAGCAGATAATACAGAAAAGTGATATGAAAACGTCCCATGCAAGTGAGATCGATGCTGAGGCAGGTAATATTGTCGCGGAGACTTCAATTGCTGCTGAGCGGATGTCACCAACACAAAAATCTGCGTTGGGAACAGAAGTAGGGGTGAATGAAGTAGTCGAAGGCGAAGCAGAAGCTGAAGCTGAAGTCAAgatggaagaagaaaaagtagaATCAAAAGAGCAAGCAGTAGACATACACACTGAAGAAGAGGCAGAAATAGAAAGTGGCATGTCCAATCAGGTGGTAAGTGAGGAGtgcataaacaacaacaatttatcAGAATATGTGAATGAAGAGCCAGAGTTGTCAGTCTCTAATGACATTAACATTGACCACAATGGAGAGAATGCGCTTGAAAAGGCAGAGTTACCAGCTCCCAATGAAGCTAGCAACAGCACAATTCTTCCCATTTCTGAAGATACCATAAAAAAGGCAGAGTTACCAGCTCCCAATGAAACAGACCACAGCACAATTCTTCCCATTTCTGAAGATACCATAAAAAAGGCAGAGTTACCAGCTCCCAATGAAACAGACCACAGCACAATTCTTCCCATTTCTGAAGATACCATAAAAAAGGCAGAGTTACCAGCTCCCAATGAAACAGACCACAGCACAATTCTTCCCATTTCTGAATGTACCATAAAGGAAGAAAACTGTGAGGAAGAAGATGATGATGGAAAAAGTGACAATGAAGAGCTCATGAATGGAGGCGATGAAGCTCATCATGCATTTCCACAGCCAATAGTTTGCAATTATGGCTACGATAGCATCATTAGCTTGCCTGATCCACCATCCaccgaagaaataaaacaattgggAGACCTTGTCGGTATTGAGAGTAACCAATTAGACTCGCTGCCACCACCTTCGCCACCCCCGCCACCGATTGCCACTGACTTAAATGACAACAACACGGCTACCACAAAGAACGCGACAACCACCACCAACACATCTACCACCGAAGAAGAGTCCATAACGGCACAGTTGAAATTGAAACAGATCTTAAGCCACAATCCCGTAGATTCATCAGCAACTGAGCATTGCCAAGTACTACTCACCAATGGAAAAGGCCACGACACCACCAATGGAAATATCATAGAGAATGGTGCCGATGGTATCGATGTAAATGGTCACGAAACGATTAATGGAGACGAGATGCTAGCAGCTCCTTTTGAGCGCGACCCAACTGCGGCTCCCAACACCGAAGACAGCGCGGGTACTAGAAAGGTGCCACAAACTCCACTCACACCACCAGAATCGCCACCGCTTTCCTCACCCGTACACTACACCAATGGCGTTAGTGCTATTAACGGCATAAATAGTGTGAACGGGGGTATTTGCGGTGGTCCACTACCCCTTGTCGTGGACGTCAATGGTAGTTAA